Within uncultured Methanoregula sp., the genomic segment CACGTAATGGAACCGGGAAAGGATTGATTTTATCCTGTCCACGGGATCCCTGCCCTCGGGATCCTTGGCAATGGACGCAAAAGGCTCGTTGCCCCGGACATCCACGCTCTCCCCTACCGATACCACGAATTCCGGGTCGAGCCCGATAAAGGAATAGCGGGCGAGTTTCTCGCTGCCCTCCATGGACTCGAGCAGGAACCCACACCCGGTCCGCGTACTCAGGTAGATATCCAGCGGGCAGATCTCCCCAAGGGGCAGTTCTGCGCACAGCGGGATGATGAGCGGTTTTGGCTGGTTGTTCACCGCGGTGATGAATTCCTCGAGTTCAAGGTTGAAGGTAAGTCCGTTTTCCATGGAAGTTCCTGTAATTCCGGCACCGCAGGGAGCCCGCGGCTTTCATATCCGTTCCAGATACCCCATGTTTGCCAGGTCCCTCCTGGTATACCTGTGGACCCGTTGTCATGGGGAATAATCTGGTTAAAGGTGGACTTTGTACATATTTATACATTGTTGTAATTATTTGACCATCGATGCAGATTTTATTGCATTATACCTGTCATGGGCCGGTAGGTGCCTGGTATGCGAACCGTTGGAGAATCTGGGGAAAAAAGCGATGATTCGGGTCTTCCGGTGATTTCCCTCTGTGGGGAATTGGCCGGATCAACGATTAAAAAGGGTGATTACAGGTTGCCCATATCCGAGGGGTTATTCAATCCTGATACCGCGTTCCCTGAGTTGCTCTGTTTTTTTCTTCGAACACTCCTCGCACCGGAATTCCGGCTCATTGTCGTGTGTCTTATCGTAATCCCCGGACTTTACGATACGGTAACCCCTTGCCAGTTTCCCGCAATCCACGCAGGTGATATTCTCTTTAACTTCCCATTGCGCAGCAAGACTCTGCGAAGTAAATATGAACTGGTCCACCCAGAAGAAGATAAGGCCTCCAATCAGGTTGGCGATGATCGCCGCAACAATATACCCCATTGAGGCAAGAAGGATCCCGACCCCCGCAAGGATCGGCGTGCTTGCCTGCCACCGGAGCAGGTAGAGCCCGTAGCGCTTGTAGTTGACCTGCATACCACAGATGATCCCGTGCCCGGATAATACATCTTGTGCCGGAACACGCGTTCGGGAACCTATTTACCTTTCACCGCAAATCCTGTATTACATTTTTGGAGGCACCACAATGTGGCCGTGTCGCGACAAGTCGTTGAGCTGGGTTTTTGTCTCGCGGATGACCGGGATCATCTGTTTTCTTATCGTGGTGGTACTTGTCAATATCCTCAAAGAATTCATAAAAAATCCGATCCTTCTTTCCGGGATCGATTTTCTGAACACCAACTTCTGGCTGCTCCTGGTTATTGGGATCATCATCTTTGTTGCGGATATTTTCTCTGCGTTCCCGTTCCCTCTCAATCTTCCGTTCCCGGTTATCAAGGCGGTCGGCAGCGTCTTCATTGTCGCTTTCGTGCTCCGGATCTTTGCATGGGTGGATGTAATCACCGCAAACAACCTGTACCATTACTTCTGGCTGCTCTCGTTTGTGATCGTTCCGCTCGTCTTCATTCTCGTCCTTGTAACCGGGTACTTCGAGATCATGCGGGATCTCTGGTGGAAGCCCAGGGTTGAAGGAGATGGGATGATCGTGTGCGAACCTGCTCCTGCAGGGGAAACCTCCCCGGTAACCAATGTAAAGTCCTGGGATGAGATCGGGGACGAGTTCCGTCTCATGCTCTACGATCTCGTTCACCGTTTCCGAAATGAAATCCGGAGAAAATAGCCGTATTTTTACCGTGAAGAAACGTTACCAGTCAGGATTCTCCAGACGGAACTTCTTCTCTTTTATTTCGAGTTCTTCCGGGCTCAGGTGCGCCGGCATACAGATGCAGCGGTGCTCGACAAACACCCCGCCCTTAAACGTACCCTGCTGCTCGCCCTGCCCGCACGCTCCGAAACAGTCAGCATCGCAGTCATGATAGACCTGCGGGAGACCTGCTTTCACGGCCTCTTCCTTTGCCTCTTTCCACGAACCGGTCATCCTGCCAGTATTCGTGAATGTGCTACAAGAGCGTTTCGGCAAAAAGGCCCGCTCAAAACTGGCTTGGCCACGGGAAACCGTAAAAAAAAGAAAAATAATGATGAAATCAGAACCGGGGTTTCCGGTGCTTGGGCAGGCAGTCCCTGCAGTAGACCGGCCTCCCTTCAGTTGGCGTGAAGGGGACTTCGCATTCTTTTCCGCAGTCTGAACAGACTGTCTTTGTCATTTCTCTGGGACCGAAGTTTCTCGGGCCACCAAAACTCTTTCTTTCCATTGCTATTACTCATGCAGTTTTGATCTGCATATATACATCTAACGGTTCGATATAAATATATCTGTATCATCCGGGTTCATTTTACCCGATTTGCCCTATTTAAAACAACAGGTAAAATCAGGGAATTATTTCACAACCATTGAACTTTTCATGCGCGAAATCCCCCTGGTCGATGATACCGCGTGCGATCAGGTCCTGCACCCGCGGGAGAGCATCTATGAGTGCGCTCCGGAGATTCTCGACCGTTCCGCACACCAGCTGCCGTTGTTCCGGGCTCCAGGGCCGGGTGATGTTGGAATAGAGGCACCGTCCCCCGCAGAAATCCCTGATATGGCATGTTGTGCATTCCCCGCCAACCTCTATCCGGCCAAGGGTGCAGGGGTCCGCATCCGCAATATGCCCAACATAATAGGGAGTCATACCGATCATCACCGGGCAGGGTGCAATGTGGCCGTCGGTCATGATACTATAGTTTGCATAACCTGAACCGCACCGGAGCCGGGTTGTTCTCCTCTGCAGGAGATCCTCCATGGGATCGAGAAACGGGTACCACCGCAGGGCTTCCCCGGTTGTTTCCATGCGGTCGACCCATGCGGTGACCAGGGCCCGGATACCCGGGTTATAACTGCCCATTGCCCAGTCCGCGAACCGTCGCCGCGAAAAGTCCCCGGCAAAGTCTGCGTCCAGCTGCCAGTGGATGGAGGAGAACGAGTGGTCAGGGTTGCTGGCAAGCCAGCTGACCGCGTCCACGATGTCGGTCTTCTCGGTCACGGTCATGCGGGCGATCAACTCGCCGGTAAACCCGTTGATGCGGAGTTTCTGGACCTGCGCCATCACCCTGCGATACACGCCGTCACCCCGGTTTTTGTCGGTGAGTTCCTCCCGGCCGTCAAGAGAGACAAGTATTGTGGTAAACCGGCTCATGATCTCCGGGTCAAGCCGGTCGAGCAGGAGACCGTTGGTCTGCAGCATGAACCGCCTTACGGGTGCTTCATATACAATCCGGTTTATGAGATCCGCACGGAGGAGGGGCTCACCCCCGTAGAACGTGAGTGTGACGCCCGGATCCTTACGCAGGAAATCATAGAGAATCCGGAGATCATAGTCCAGTTCTATCGGGAGAGCCGGATCGATCTCTACATCCTCTCCCTTTTCCGAACCTTCTTCCAGTTCCTCAAACGCCTTTGCCCGGCAGTAGCTGCAACAGAGATTGCAGTTATCAGTCAGGATAAGGTGAAAGTACATGGGAAGCCGGTCATACTATGGGATGCGGCAGACGATAAATCTGCGGCGCATAGTTATTCCAACCGGCAGGGACTGGTGCGGCTGGAAACCGAGACCGGAAAACGCTCCTGAATGGCCCCTTCAACTGTCGCAACCTATAAACGATTTCTCCCGCAATGCTCTGTCATGCCCGGGGGATCCTTCTTCGCACCGGAGATCGAGACAATGGAGCGGAGCAGTCTCGATGCCCTGATCGATGAACGGGTACGGTATACCGTTAAGTATGCAGCGGATCATTCCCCGTTTTACCGGCACTGGTTCTTTGAAAATGGTATCGATCCTGCAAAAATCCGCGTTCACGAGGACCTGCTGGAGCTCCCGATCATTTCCGGGAAGACGATACGGGAGCACCAGCCCCCGGTCACCCCGGAGTTCGAGTTCCTGTCCACGGGCTGGGACAATGTCTTCTCTATCCAGGAGACCAGCGGAACGAGCGGAACCCCCAAAGGGTTCTTCCTGACATGGGAGGACTGGAAGCGCTATGCAGAGAAGTACGCGAGGAGTTTTGTTTCGCAGGGCTTTTCCAGTAAGGACCGGATCGTGGTCTGCGCATCCTATGGCATGAACGTGGGGGCAAATACCATGACCATTGCCGCACAGCGTATCGGTATGGGTATTATTCCGATTGGCAAGTGCTCGTTTGAATCAAGGGTCCTCAAAAGCTACCGACCTACGGCAATTGTCGGCAGCGTCTTCAAGCTCCTGCACCTTGCGCGGCGGCTCAAAGCCGAAGGTATCTCTCCTCCGGAAACATCGATCGACAAGCTGGTAGCGGGTGGCGAGAGTTTTGCCGATGAGTCCCGGAAGTACCTGGCCGAACAGTGGGATTGCCCTGTGTACAATACCTATGGTAGTACTGAGGGTACTATGTGCGGAGAATGTACGCAGATAGCAGGACTTCATGTACCTGAGGATCTCGTTCACCTGGATGTCTATGATCCCCGGTTGCAATCGTTTGTCCGGGACGGCGAATGCGGCCGGGGCGTCCTCACCACACTCATACCTGTCGGGGGAAAGGCGGGGATGCTCCTCCTCAACTACGATACCGAGGATACGACCGTTGTCCTCTCCCGGGAACGGTGCGCATGCGGCAGGACCCACATGCGGATCCACAACCCCGAGCGGGAGGCTGAAACCTCGTGGATCTTCCAGAACTCCTTAAACCGCGTGGATATTGAGGCGGCGGTCTTCCAGCCCGGGAACATGGACTACCTGACGGGGGAGTACGAGTCTTTCATCATCGATGGCGCAAAGCCCGGCGAGGTGGTCCTCCGGGTGAGCGTGGAAGGGATTGACCCGGAACAATGCGATAAAAAACTCATTGAGGATCTCTTCGTGAACCGTTTCCTGAAACACAAGCCCGGGCTTGTGCATCATTATCATGACGGGGATTTCCGGATCCTGCTGAACATCACCCCGGTGGGCGGGCTCGAACTCCACAATCTCAAAGGCCGGCCGAAACGGCTGATCGATCGCCGGGAGCGCTGATGTGATGCCGGAAAACCATGCCAATGAAAGCGGCCTCACGGGACTGGAACTGATTGTGGTAATTATCATCCTTATCGTGATTGGCCACGTTGCCATCACCACCCTTGCCCGCGGATCCGGGAGTCGCCCGGAAGGGATGATCGGGACATTTACCGGGGAATCCGGGTACGCATTGCGGCACGTGGGTCCCGTTACCGGGTTTTCGGCCGTGAATGGGACCTGCTCGGATGTCATGGTCCAGTACCCGAAGCAGGATGCCGGTAACTTGGGGGCCGTCCAGATGACCGTGGCGCTCTTTATCGGGGATATGGGAGGCGTTGATTTCGACAAGGTGAACCTTTACGTGGTGAATGGCGGCGGGGTGGAAACGATTCCCCGGAAAACTGTTCAGCCTCTTGTCTGCCCGGGCTGGATGATCACCAACCGGTTCGATGTGCCGACCCCGGCCGCTGCGACCAGCGGGAAACTTCCCAAAAAACTCCCCGTGACCAAAGCGAGCGGGGGCAAACCAGCCGTTTCGTCCCTCACCGGGGCCGATATCCTGTACCCCGATGAGCAGTTCGAGCTCACGGTCTGCCCGGCCAATACCACCCCCCCATACCAGCAGTTCACCATCACGGTGAATCCCCCCGGCAGTACCCAGCCACCGGTTGCCCTGATCAGCGTACCCCCTGTCGTCCAGCCTGTCATGTCCCTGGGATCGGAGTAATATGGCAGTACACAACCCGCGTGGGGAGGACGCGTTTACCGGGCTTGAGCTGGTAATTCTGGTTCTGGTGCTTCTTGCTTCCGTAGCAGCGGTAATCATTCTCACGAATCCCTGGCAGACTGCGGGATGGGCAAGGACCTTCCCGGGAGGGATGGTGGCGGACAGCGTGTACATATCCGGCGATCATATGCAGCCCGTAGGTTCAGTGGCCGGCTTCCCCGCGGTCAGCCGGATGAACAACAAACCCCTGTTCCTTGTTTCCCGGCCTGATTCCAAGCGGCTCGGAGCCATCCAGGTGATGGTCTCACTCTTTATCGGGCATACCGGTGCCATTGATATGGATGAGGTCCACGTGAGCTGGGCAGGAGACGGATTGTCCGAACAGATCCCCCGTACCGATATCCTGCCCCTTGTCTGCCCTAACTGGACGATTGCCGGGAAGTATAATATGCTCCCCGGTCACGTTGCGGATGCAGACAACTGGATGGAACCCGATGAGGAGTTCGAGATACTGGTCTGCTCCTCCCACGGGGCACGGCCATACGAATCCTTTACCGTGACTCTCAGTCCTGAAGGAACGGCAATGCCGCTTCCTCTCACCCGGACCGCCCCGGCAAGAATTGAGCAGGTTATGAAGCTGGGCTGATGACCTGCGGCACCCCGGCAAATCCGTCATGAAAACCCCTGCGAAAGATGCGCTTTGACATCCGGTCCTCCTGCCCGCGCCAACCCGAATTTAAGCCATTATAAGCAGGATACAGCCGAATCCGGGCATTTTAAGAGGGTTTTTAATCGGCGTGATTAGTGCGCCACAATGCCCAAAATACCCCCAGAATTTTGGTAAAAATGGGGACTTCGACGGGCATTCGACGGAAACCTTTTATATTATCAGGCGTCACCTTTCATTATCAAAACCCAATAGAGGTTTTGAGGTGTTTTAAATGGGAACCAAAATTGGAAAAGAAAAAATCCAGCGCGAAAAGGGCTACCTCTACTTTATCGGCAAGGATGGATACGTCTGGGCAGCCCCGATGAAGCACAACAAGACCGGCAAGAAGAAGAAAGTCGGTACTGAAAAGATTGCCAAGGAAAAGGGCTTCATGTACTACATTGGCAAAGACGGATTCGTCGCAAAAGCCAAGATGAAGAACGCATAATCTTACTTTTTCCTTTTGCACGCGGTGCACCGCCGACCGGAGTAATCCGGCCGGCGGGAC encodes:
- the ftsA gene encoding coenzyme F390 synthetase, with product MPGGSFFAPEIETMERSSLDALIDERVRYTVKYAADHSPFYRHWFFENGIDPAKIRVHEDLLELPIISGKTIREHQPPVTPEFEFLSTGWDNVFSIQETSGTSGTPKGFFLTWEDWKRYAEKYARSFVSQGFSSKDRIVVCASYGMNVGANTMTIAAQRIGMGIIPIGKCSFESRVLKSYRPTAIVGSVFKLLHLARRLKAEGISPPETSIDKLVAGGESFADESRKYLAEQWDCPVYNTYGSTEGTMCGECTQIAGLHVPEDLVHLDVYDPRLQSFVRDGECGRGVLTTLIPVGGKAGMLLLNYDTEDTTVVLSRERCACGRTHMRIHNPEREAETSWIFQNSLNRVDIEAAVFQPGNMDYLTGEYESFIIDGAKPGEVVLRVSVEGIDPEQCDKKLIEDLFVNRFLKHKPGLVHHYHDGDFRILLNITPVGGLELHNLKGRPKRLIDRRER
- a CDS encoding TIGR04084 family radical SAM/SPASM domain-containing protein, coding for MYFHLILTDNCNLCCSYCRAKAFEELEEGSEKGEDVEIDPALPIELDYDLRILYDFLRKDPGVTLTFYGGEPLLRADLINRIVYEAPVRRFMLQTNGLLLDRLDPEIMSRFTTILVSLDGREELTDKNRGDGVYRRVMAQVQKLRINGFTGELIARMTVTEKTDIVDAVSWLASNPDHSFSSIHWQLDADFAGDFSRRRFADWAMGSYNPGIRALVTAWVDRMETTGEALRWYPFLDPMEDLLQRRTTRLRCGSGYANYSIMTDGHIAPCPVMIGMTPYYVGHIADADPCTLGRIEVGGECTTCHIRDFCGGRCLYSNITRPWSPEQRQLVCGTVENLRSALIDALPRVQDLIARGIIDQGDFAHEKFNGCEIIP
- a CDS encoding CxxC-x17-CxxC domain-containing protein — encoded protein: MERKSFGGPRNFGPREMTKTVCSDCGKECEVPFTPTEGRPVYCRDCLPKHRKPRF